In Halanaeroarchaeum sp. HSR-CO, one DNA window encodes the following:
- a CDS encoding bifunctional oligoribonuclease/PAP phosphatase NrnA: MPGRLVGQLGVDRAIDQFLAFARTDPTVAVAAAIGIVALLVAGWLLFRWYRRPTARGLTQVLESAEEVTVLMHPNPDPDAMGAAIGVAHLADRVDTEAFIQYPGEIRHQENRSFRTVLDLDLERIESAEDIASDRVVLVDHNEPRGFDGAERIRPVAVIDHHPGSGDGTRFTDVRPEYGAASTILAEYLDSLGFEPGDPTDGEPIPPEIASGLLYGILADTSHLTNGASPAEFEASAYLSPGIDSDLLDRIANPQVDAETLDVKARAITGREVKNPFAMSHVGDLSNVDAIPQAADELLHLEGVTAVVVSGRKDGTLFLSGRSRDDRVHMGRILEHVLGDIPMASGGGHARMGGGQASIDHMEGIGPSDGVSMDELHDRLFTAMAGEV, translated from the coding sequence CGACCGAGCCATCGATCAGTTTCTCGCCTTCGCCCGGACGGATCCAACGGTGGCCGTAGCCGCGGCTATCGGCATCGTCGCTCTCCTCGTCGCCGGCTGGCTACTCTTCCGGTGGTACCGGAGACCGACCGCCAGGGGCCTGACCCAGGTCCTCGAATCAGCCGAGGAGGTCACCGTCCTCATGCACCCGAATCCCGACCCGGACGCGATGGGCGCCGCAATCGGCGTCGCCCACCTCGCCGACCGGGTGGACACCGAGGCATTCATTCAGTATCCCGGCGAGATCCGCCATCAGGAGAACCGCTCGTTCAGGACCGTCCTCGACCTCGACCTCGAACGAATCGAGAGCGCCGAGGACATCGCGTCCGACAGGGTGGTCCTCGTCGATCACAACGAACCGCGGGGGTTCGATGGCGCCGAACGGATCCGGCCGGTTGCGGTCATCGACCACCATCCAGGGTCGGGCGACGGCACGCGGTTCACGGACGTCCGGCCCGAGTACGGCGCCGCGTCGACCATCCTCGCGGAGTACCTGGATTCACTCGGGTTCGAACCCGGTGATCCGACGGACGGCGAGCCCATTCCCCCCGAGATCGCTTCGGGGCTCCTCTACGGGATCCTCGCCGATACCAGTCATCTGACGAACGGCGCCTCGCCGGCCGAGTTCGAGGCGAGTGCCTATCTCTCTCCGGGCATCGATTCGGACCTGCTCGATCGGATCGCGAACCCGCAGGTGGACGCCGAGACCCTCGATGTCAAAGCACGGGCGATCACCGGTCGAGAAGTGAAAAACCCCTTCGCCATGAGCCACGTCGGGGACCTCTCGAACGTCGACGCCATCCCGCAGGCGGCGGACGAACTACTCCACCTCGAGGGCGTCACGGCCGTCGTCGTCTCGGGCCGAAAAGACGGGACGCTATTCCTCTCGGGTCGGTCACGCGACGACCGCGTCCACATGGGTCGCATCCTGGAGCACGTCCTCGGCGACATCCCGATGGCGAGCGGTGGGGGCCACGCCAGGATGGGCGGCGGACAGGCCTCCATCGACCACATGGAGGGTATCGGGCCGTCCGATGGCGTCTCGATGGACGAACTCCACGACCGACTGTTCACCGCGATGGCCGGCGAGGTCTAA
- a CDS encoding helix-turn-helix domain-containing protein, producing the protein MPTPSSPKIESTAERLRLRVEFELGIPEDTSCPLFTNLSEDPQQITVDHHDGTCFIEVELSDCPDGEDCTKIRFNQPVDNCSCPAFWKHGSFQRVLDIRVADSVTISETYVPDRETLRELVSDIRETGRTVRIRKLTTVDDGEDIPAFRVFDTSRLTEKEREMLKYAVEAGYYDRDRKVSLTDIAEVFGLTKQTCSERLGVAESKITKDLFQ; encoded by the coding sequence ATGCCTACTCCATCATCGCCGAAGATCGAATCGACGGCCGAACGGCTCCGGCTTCGCGTCGAGTTCGAACTCGGGATTCCCGAGGACACCTCCTGCCCGCTGTTCACCAATCTGAGCGAGGACCCCCAGCAGATCACCGTGGACCACCACGACGGGACGTGTTTCATCGAGGTCGAACTCAGCGATTGCCCGGACGGTGAAGACTGTACCAAGATCAGATTCAACCAACCGGTCGATAACTGCTCCTGTCCGGCGTTCTGGAAGCACGGTTCGTTCCAACGCGTACTCGACATCAGGGTAGCGGACAGCGTCACCATCTCCGAGACCTACGTCCCCGACCGCGAGACGCTCCGCGAACTCGTCTCGGACATCCGCGAGACCGGTCGGACCGTCCGCATCCGGAAACTCACGACCGTCGACGATGGCGAAGATATCCCCGCGTTCCGGGTCTTCGATACGAGTCGACTCACGGAGAAAGAACGCGAGATGTTGAAGTATGCGGTCGAAGCGGGCTACTACGACCGCGATCGGAAGGTCTCGCTCACGGACATCGCCGAGGTATTCGGCCTGACCAAACAGACCTGCTCGGAGCGCCTCGGAGTGGCCGAATCGAAGATAACCAAAGACCTGTTCCAGTAG
- a CDS encoding molybdopterin-dependent oxidoreductase, with protein sequence MSGSDEEGVTRRSVLRSTGAAAAGLGLGGGSLATLDELTEEQRATVENYVGEDEVLPNSCAPNCRGRCPIEVHVRDGRVKKTEPGIPENREYKRGCTLGLSHVQRIYNPTRLKYPMKRTDWSPDDPNVEGRGEAAEFERISWDEALTHMAEQMEAAAEEYGSESVYFESGSGDYGTASDHQARLASLFGGTRMDWSIDINVGQGFRRVGGAGWFNVPTNQASDLKNANTLIAWGGDIFASRLQQDSSKMLDAIENGGKLVVVDPVYTGTAAKADLWLPVEPGKDVHLALGMIHHIFENDLYDAEFLRKRTLGPALVGPDDTLLKAADVVPGSDADKAVAYNTETESVEVLEPETEGAYALTGEFSVGDTTGRVALDALEAEAANYVPEDIEETVGVQAGNIRKAAEWLATRGPGGVVPGLGVDRYKYGHIFGQAYAVLVALTGDYGRSGSFQGGYFNGAAADFGDYTAPEGSPGYEFIRQTKILTGMESGDPFQIKVMFAQESNFIGNQLPDRQRWLEAAKNLDLIAVADMHHTPTVQHADLILPAAHWFEKVGATSPSTHPHVMYRAKAHDPLWEARSDFWINSRLAKKLGYGEYFHETKSEELESMLEADEHVDYETLKAQGTVEKPTPVVKYTGEFNTDSGRLEIYDEDAPSEKGISLEVPRPVESRTAEDWEGADEYPLTFMQKHSKWRIHSQFEYQPVLREINPEPQLDINPKDATARGIEDGEYVRVHNDRGEMVVKAKVNDAIQPGLVNTDQGWYNTDFVRGHHNDLTHTDVSPVTGNFAFYDVRVEVESAPDDIDTSMYTDDQTGVPQAGDRQ encoded by the coding sequence ATGTCCGGTAGCGACGAGGAAGGCGTGACTCGTCGGTCCGTCCTGCGTTCGACGGGCGCAGCGGCTGCGGGTCTCGGACTCGGGGGCGGCAGTCTCGCCACCCTCGACGAACTCACCGAGGAGCAGCGGGCAACGGTAGAGAACTACGTCGGCGAAGACGAGGTACTCCCGAACTCCTGTGCCCCGAACTGTCGGGGTCGCTGTCCGATCGAAGTCCACGTCAGGGACGGCCGCGTGAAGAAGACGGAGCCGGGTATCCCGGAAAACCGGGAGTACAAACGCGGGTGTACGCTCGGTCTCTCCCACGTCCAGCGCATCTACAACCCGACGCGGCTCAAGTACCCGATGAAGCGCACGGACTGGTCGCCCGACGACCCCAATGTCGAGGGACGGGGTGAGGCCGCCGAATTCGAACGGATCAGCTGGGACGAGGCGCTCACCCACATGGCCGAGCAGATGGAGGCGGCTGCCGAGGAGTACGGCTCCGAGAGCGTCTACTTCGAGTCTGGGTCCGGCGACTACGGGACCGCCAGCGATCATCAGGCCCGTCTGGCCTCGCTGTTCGGTGGGACCCGGATGGACTGGTCCATCGACATCAACGTCGGACAGGGCTTCCGCCGGGTCGGCGGCGCCGGCTGGTTCAACGTCCCGACCAACCAGGCCTCGGACCTGAAGAACGCGAACACGCTCATCGCGTGGGGCGGTGACATCTTCGCGAGTCGACTCCAGCAGGACTCCTCGAAGATGCTGGATGCCATCGAAAACGGCGGCAAACTGGTCGTCGTCGACCCGGTGTACACCGGGACGGCCGCGAAAGCCGACCTGTGGTTACCCGTCGAGCCGGGGAAGGACGTCCACCTGGCGCTCGGGATGATCCACCACATCTTCGAGAACGACCTCTACGACGCGGAGTTCCTCCGTAAGCGCACGCTCGGACCCGCACTCGTCGGGCCCGACGATACGCTGTTGAAAGCCGCCGACGTGGTGCCGGGCAGTGACGCGGACAAGGCAGTCGCGTACAACACGGAGACCGAGAGTGTCGAGGTCTTAGAGCCCGAGACCGAAGGGGCGTATGCACTCACCGGCGAATTCTCGGTCGGCGATACGACCGGACGGGTCGCACTCGACGCACTCGAAGCGGAGGCGGCGAACTACGTTCCGGAGGACATCGAAGAGACAGTCGGCGTCCAGGCCGGAAACATCCGCAAAGCTGCCGAATGGCTCGCGACACGCGGGCCCGGCGGGGTCGTTCCTGGCCTCGGCGTGGACCGGTACAAGTACGGACACATCTTCGGTCAGGCGTATGCGGTACTCGTCGCGTTGACCGGGGACTACGGTCGCAGCGGTTCGTTCCAGGGCGGGTATTTCAACGGCGCCGCCGCGGACTTCGGCGATTACACCGCACCGGAGGGCAGTCCCGGCTACGAGTTCATCCGCCAGACGAAGATTCTCACCGGGATGGAATCGGGCGATCCGTTCCAGATCAAGGTCATGTTCGCCCAGGAGTCGAACTTCATCGGGAACCAGTTACCCGACAGACAGCGATGGCTCGAGGCCGCCAAGAACCTCGATCTCATCGCGGTCGCCGACATGCACCACACGCCGACGGTCCAGCACGCCGACCTCATCCTCCCCGCGGCCCACTGGTTCGAGAAGGTGGGCGCGACGTCGCCGAGCACGCATCCACACGTCATGTACCGGGCGAAGGCCCACGACCCGCTCTGGGAGGCGCGGTCGGACTTCTGGATCAACAGCCGACTGGCGAAGAAGCTCGGATACGGCGAGTACTTCCACGAGACGAAAAGCGAAGAACTCGAATCGATGCTCGAGGCCGACGAGCACGTCGACTACGAGACGCTCAAGGCTCAGGGAACGGTCGAGAAACCGACACCCGTGGTGAAGTACACCGGCGAGTTCAACACGGACTCCGGCCGGCTCGAGATCTACGACGAGGACGCGCCGAGCGAGAAGGGCATCTCCCTCGAGGTTCCCCGTCCCGTGGAGAGTCGGACGGCCGAAGACTGGGAGGGTGCAGACGAGTATCCACTAACCTTCATGCAGAAACACTCCAAGTGGCGCATCCACTCCCAATTCGAGTATCAGCCAGTCCTCCGGGAGATCAACCCCGAACCGCAACTCGATATCAACCCGAAAGACGCGACGGCCCGGGGCATCGAGGACGGCGAATACGTCCGCGTCCACAACGACCGCGGCGAGATGGTCGTCAAGGCCAAGGTGAACGACGCGATCCAACCCGGACTGGTCAACACCGACCAGGGCTGGTACAACACCGATTTCGTCCGCGGTCACCACAACGACCTCACCCACACCGACGTGAGTCCCGTCACCGGGAATTTCGCCTTCTACGACGTCCGCGTCGAGGTCGAATCGGCCCCCGACGACATCGATACGAGCATGTACACTGACGATCAGACCGGTGTCCCGCAAGCGGGTGACCGGCAATGA
- the dsrO gene encoding sulfate reduction electron transfer complex DsrMKJOP subunit DsrO produces MTRYGLVIDQERCIGCQACAVSCKMENNVSHGQFWNRVLTEGGDSLDKPAGGYPEHGEDGTLSMGYQPTACQHCDNAPCVKVCPVNATYTREDGIVEIDYDKCIGCRYCMAACPYNARVFNWSEAEHTPAEGTGDVPDRPRGVAEKCTFCSHRVDEGLDPACVVNCPSDARIFGDLDDPNSTVSKYVREYNTTRLLEDKETEPKTYYIQGGMSPGRPQIADKMESELNADEREEAGLPPTPHVPESAVGGDD; encoded by the coding sequence ATGACGAGATACGGACTGGTGATCGACCAGGAACGCTGCATCGGCTGTCAGGCCTGTGCGGTCTCCTGCAAGATGGAGAACAACGTGAGCCACGGTCAGTTCTGGAACCGCGTACTCACTGAAGGGGGCGACAGCCTCGACAAACCGGCCGGGGGCTACCCCGAGCACGGCGAGGACGGCACCCTCTCGATGGGGTATCAGCCAACGGCGTGTCAGCACTGTGACAACGCCCCGTGTGTGAAGGTCTGTCCGGTCAACGCCACCTACACCCGCGAGGACGGCATCGTCGAGATCGACTACGACAAGTGTATCGGCTGTCGGTACTGCATGGCGGCCTGTCCGTACAACGCCCGCGTATTCAACTGGAGCGAGGCCGAGCACACCCCCGCTGAGGGCACTGGCGACGTTCCCGATCGACCTCGCGGCGTCGCGGAGAAGTGTACGTTCTGCTCACACCGCGTCGACGAGGGGCTCGACCCGGCGTGTGTCGTCAACTGTCCGTCGGACGCGCGTATCTTCGGCGACCTCGACGACCCGAACAGTACGGTCTCGAAGTACGTCAGGGAGTACAACACCACCCGCCTCCTGGAAGACAAGGAGACGGAGCCGAAGACCTACTACATCCAGGGCGGCATGAGCCCGGGGCGGCCACAGATCGCGGACAAGATGGAGTCCGAACTGAACGCGGACGAACGTGAGGAGGCGGGCCTTCCACCGACCCCACACGTTCCCGAATCGGCCGTCGGAGGTGACGACTGA
- the nrfD gene encoding NrfD/PsrC family molybdoenzyme membrane anchor subunit, with product MAVDTAGEHDSIVAVDGFGTLGKVWLGFLGLLILGGLFAWYQQLQLGLAATGMRNVFSWGLYIMLFVLFVGLSAGGLIISSAPKFFHSDEYESLARFGVLLSLAAIVVAGLLILPDIGRPGRIYQFITSPDLRSPMVWDFAIVVLYGLFNVWYLWLLTRRDLAARGSALALGTDDTAAGRDRDRRLAFWSAAIALPLAVMLHSVTGWIFATQVGRGDWFSPLVAPTFIAKALVSGLGLLLVAAIAADRLTNFEFEAELRTRLGKFLGVFLAVHVVYLVAAERLPHAWAANFEFWAITSGFLVGETSFFWLWTIVGGAIPIALLAIPSLRETAWAVFTAGALAVFGVIFEGVRLIFVGYESVNLSMAPGVSVGEYGGLGSTIWAQTGVYTPTLIEVAISLGIIAIGALILTVGLALLPIQHRPTDVRADGGGEE from the coding sequence ATGGCCGTCGACACTGCCGGTGAGCACGACTCCATCGTCGCCGTCGACGGCTTCGGAACGCTCGGGAAGGTCTGGCTCGGGTTCCTCGGCCTGCTGATCCTGGGCGGCCTGTTCGCCTGGTATCAGCAGTTACAGCTGGGTCTGGCGGCCACGGGCATGCGCAACGTGTTCTCGTGGGGGCTGTACATCATGCTGTTCGTGCTGTTCGTCGGCCTCTCGGCCGGCGGTTTGATCATCTCGAGTGCGCCGAAGTTCTTCCACTCCGACGAGTACGAGAGTCTGGCGCGCTTTGGCGTGCTGTTGAGCCTGGCGGCGATCGTCGTCGCGGGCCTGCTCATCCTCCCGGACATCGGTCGTCCGGGCCGGATCTACCAGTTCATCACCTCGCCGGATCTGCGGTCGCCGATGGTGTGGGACTTCGCCATCGTCGTGCTCTACGGGCTGTTCAACGTCTGGTACCTGTGGCTGCTCACCCGTCGTGATCTCGCAGCGCGCGGGTCGGCGCTGGCGCTTGGCACCGACGACACGGCCGCGGGACGCGACCGCGACCGCCGTCTGGCGTTCTGGAGTGCGGCCATCGCGCTCCCGCTGGCGGTCATGCTCCACTCGGTGACCGGCTGGATCTTCGCGACCCAGGTCGGTCGTGGCGACTGGTTCAGCCCGCTCGTCGCGCCGACGTTCATCGCGAAGGCGCTGGTCTCCGGGCTCGGACTGCTGTTGGTCGCAGCCATCGCTGCTGACCGGCTCACCAACTTCGAGTTCGAGGCGGAACTCCGGACTCGACTCGGCAAGTTCCTCGGCGTCTTCCTCGCGGTCCACGTGGTCTACCTCGTGGCCGCCGAACGCCTCCCGCACGCCTGGGCGGCGAACTTCGAGTTCTGGGCCATCACGAGCGGCTTCCTTGTCGGCGAGACCTCGTTCTTCTGGCTCTGGACGATCGTGGGCGGCGCGATTCCCATCGCGTTGCTGGCGATTCCGTCCCTGCGCGAGACGGCCTGGGCCGTCTTCACCGCGGGGGCGCTCGCGGTCTTCGGCGTCATCTTCGAGGGCGTTCGGCTCATCTTCGTCGGCTACGAGAGCGTGAACCTCTCGATGGCGCCCGGCGTCTCCGTCGGCGAATACGGCGGCCTCGGATCGACCATCTGGGCACAGACCGGCGTCTATACGCCGACGCTCATCGAGGTCGCCATCTCCCTGGGCATCATCGCTATCGGCGCGTTGATCCTGACGGTTGGTCTCGCGCTCCTGCCGATCCAGCACCGGCCGACCGACGTTCGCGCCGATGGCGGTGGCGAGGAGTGA
- a CDS encoding molecular chaperone produces MHGDAVTDDAVSPGDGPDAESGYLALAACWRAPTDDLVTAVNDGDFGTVFERAPPVDRAALEREYTRLFVGPGEHPCPPYESVYRDAEAGQELGPVMGASTEAVEQWYREFGVVLDDEHSELPDHVATELEFVGHLHQTADAATVEQFLDEHPRQWLEPFLDRVDTATSSPFYQELVAATRAVTDAPRE; encoded by the coding sequence ATGCACGGCGACGCCGTGACTGACGACGCCGTCTCCCCGGGCGACGGCCCCGACGCCGAATCGGGGTACCTCGCCCTCGCGGCGTGCTGGCGGGCGCCCACCGACGATCTCGTGACCGCAGTCAACGACGGTGACTTCGGGACGGTGTTCGAACGCGCGCCCCCGGTCGACCGCGCCGCGCTCGAACGCGAGTACACCCGCCTGTTCGTGGGGCCGGGCGAGCATCCGTGCCCGCCCTACGAGAGCGTCTACCGCGACGCCGAAGCGGGCCAAGAGCTGGGACCGGTGATGGGGGCCTCGACGGAAGCCGTCGAGCAGTGGTACCGCGAATTCGGGGTGGTCCTCGACGACGAGCACAGCGAACTGCCGGATCACGTCGCGACGGAACTCGAATTCGTCGGCCACCTCCATCAGACCGCTGACGCGGCGACCGTCGAACAGTTCCTCGACGAACACCCGCGCCAGTGGCTCGAACCGTTCCTCGACCGCGTCGATACGGCGACGAGTTCGCCGTTCTACCAGGAGCTCGTGGCCGCCACGCGGGCGGTCACCGACGCTCCCCGAGAGTGA
- a CDS encoding CBS domain-containing protein has translation MDITDIVSTDYVEFSPDTPVSKLVGAFEDPGVKGVIVRDDLFEGVITRRQLATSHHQPDQKLGSLVWHVPRLSPDEDVRKVAQLMIDGDSQVLPVFEGRELVGVVTADDILEAVQEFLDAATVREAYSRDLVSVDPETTFGEALNVFRSQHIAHLPVVEDGSALGIVSLYDVTDLTVRSARRSQGGDGGGTDTFGGDISDSAGRSRRGGFGSREGELERMLDLPVRDLMAAPVRTIEPDETLQAAVEAMFEMGGSSLVVMQDGSPDGIVTKTDVLDSLTWEAGGNRSVQLYGSDLLDDMSYDAVVAMIENFDDKDHDMAILDAKIHLHEHDETLRGRPLLLARIRLHTDRGLFMASGEGYGASHAIKQARDVLERRIRDHKTKGKSKKPPTEEYWEKRFGWMLEE, from the coding sequence ATGGATATCACCGACATCGTCTCGACGGACTACGTGGAATTTTCACCCGACACACCGGTCTCGAAGCTCGTCGGGGCCTTCGAGGACCCCGGCGTGAAAGGTGTCATCGTCCGCGACGACCTCTTCGAGGGCGTCATCACGCGACGACAGCTCGCCACCTCGCATCACCAACCCGATCAGAAACTCGGATCGCTGGTGTGGCACGTCCCCAGACTGTCGCCCGACGAGGACGTCCGGAAGGTCGCCCAGTTGATGATCGACGGCGACTCACAGGTTCTCCCCGTCTTCGAGGGCCGAGAACTCGTTGGCGTCGTCACCGCAGACGACATCCTCGAGGCCGTCCAGGAGTTCCTGGACGCGGCGACGGTACGGGAGGCCTACAGCCGCGACCTCGTCTCGGTCGACCCGGAGACCACCTTCGGCGAGGCACTCAACGTCTTCCGGAGCCAGCACATCGCCCATTTGCCCGTGGTCGAGGACGGCTCGGCGCTGGGCATCGTGAGTCTCTACGACGTGACCGACCTCACCGTCCGGTCCGCGAGGCGGAGTCAGGGCGGCGATGGTGGCGGGACCGACACGTTCGGCGGCGACATCTCGGACAGTGCCGGCCGCTCACGTCGGGGCGGGTTCGGCTCGCGCGAGGGCGAACTCGAACGGATGCTCGACCTGCCGGTACGCGATCTGATGGCCGCACCGGTCCGGACCATCGAACCGGACGAGACGTTGCAGGCGGCCGTGGAGGCGATGTTCGAGATGGGCGGCTCGTCGCTGGTCGTGATGCAAGACGGGAGTCCCGACGGCATCGTCACCAAGACGGACGTCCTCGATTCGCTCACGTGGGAGGCCGGCGGCAACCGGAGCGTCCAGCTCTACGGCTCCGACCTCCTGGACGACATGAGCTACGACGCAGTCGTCGCGATGATCGAGAACTTCGACGACAAAGACCACGACATGGCCATCCTGGACGCGAAGATCCATCTCCACGAGCACGACGAGACGCTCAGGGGTCGGCCGCTACTCCTCGCCAGGATTCGACTCCACACCGACCGCGGGCTGTTCATGGCCTCCGGCGAGGGATACGGCGCGAGCCACGCCATCAAGCAGGCCCGTGACGTCCTCGAACGGCGGATCCGTGACCACAAGACCAAGGGGAAATCGAAGAAGCCGCCGACCGAAGAGTACTGGGAGAAGCGCTTCGGCTGGATGCTAGAGGAGTAA
- a CDS encoding BtrH N-terminal domain-containing protein yields the protein MELIDGYDHQPGVHCGATAIRNVTRHYGWQYTEATSFGIGGGPAFVQYADPGTDWGPIRASPVWLERAFFERTGIPHLYRSGDDFAMAWENVAARVEDDDPVLVFLDPESLPYLSADAAHVPPHVAVVVGYEDEMVFVSDAAVDDRQELSRETLATAWSHDRYLSMENEYLVVTRSAKTEEGTDAAAAGLRQAATYMLDPLHVKRNARGPGEEGLAALRDFADSLGLWSGLEDPEPPVRAAKRAIDEHGDGTAFRALFAESLAELGRRTGVPIDLSERMERVAREWGTVADRLDDILDEDGQRAATFEEAASVVGGIADREEAIFEELAAELGQVEDQQA from the coding sequence ATGGAGCTCATCGACGGCTACGACCACCAGCCAGGCGTCCACTGTGGAGCGACAGCGATTCGAAACGTCACGAGACACTACGGCTGGCAGTACACCGAGGCGACGAGTTTCGGCATCGGCGGCGGGCCGGCGTTCGTCCAGTACGCGGACCCCGGGACCGACTGGGGACCGATCAGAGCCAGTCCGGTCTGGCTCGAACGGGCGTTCTTCGAACGGACTGGCATCCCCCACCTGTACCGGTCGGGCGACGACTTCGCCATGGCCTGGGAGAACGTCGCCGCGCGGGTCGAGGACGACGACCCCGTCCTCGTCTTCCTCGACCCCGAATCGCTGCCGTACCTGTCCGCAGATGCTGCCCACGTCCCACCCCACGTGGCCGTGGTCGTCGGCTACGAGGACGAGATGGTGTTCGTCTCCGACGCCGCCGTCGACGACCGCCAGGAGCTATCCCGCGAGACGCTCGCCACAGCCTGGTCGCACGACCGATACCTCTCGATGGAGAACGAGTACCTGGTCGTGACGCGATCGGCGAAGACCGAGGAAGGGACCGACGCTGCTGCCGCGGGCCTTCGACAGGCAGCGACGTACATGCTCGATCCGCTCCACGTCAAACGGAACGCCCGTGGACCGGGCGAAGAGGGGCTGGCGGCCCTGCGCGATTTCGCCGACTCGCTCGGGTTGTGGTCGGGTCTCGAGGACCCCGAGCCACCCGTCAGGGCCGCGAAACGAGCCATCGACGAGCACGGAGACGGGACCGCGTTCCGGGCCCTCTTCGCCGAGTCGCTCGCGGAACTCGGTCGACGGACCGGGGTACCGATCGACCTCTCCGAGCGGATGGAACGGGTCGCTCGTGAGTGGGGAACCGTGGCAGACCGCCTCGACGACATCCTCGACGAGGACGGCCAGCGGGCGGCCACCTTCGAAGAGGCGGCAAGCGTCGTGGGGGGCATCGCGGACCGCGAGGAGGCGATCTTCGAGGAACTCGCGGCCGAACTCGGGCAGGTCGAGGACCAGCAAGCCTGA
- a CDS encoding universal stress protein — MSLRVLVPMDDSKLAERALRYALETLPDAEITVLHVVGGPSPMMGEATRVALEDDAERGGDEAAEKLLETARDIAAEYDVEIQTRVATGHPARQIVDIAEDFDTVVIGSHGSSVVERLFVGNVTETVFRRCPVPVTVVR, encoded by the coding sequence ATGTCACTCCGCGTCCTGGTCCCGATGGACGACTCGAAACTCGCCGAACGGGCGTTACGCTACGCCCTCGAGACGCTTCCAGATGCGGAGATCACGGTCCTCCACGTCGTCGGCGGTCCCTCGCCGATGATGGGCGAGGCGACCCGAGTGGCCCTCGAAGACGATGCCGAACGGGGCGGCGACGAAGCAGCAGAGAAGCTACTGGAGACGGCACGGGACATCGCCGCCGAGTACGACGTCGAAATACAGACGCGCGTGGCGACGGGGCACCCGGCGCGCCAGATCGTCGATATCGCGGAGGATTTCGATACGGTCGTCATCGGCAGCCACGGGAGTTCGGTCGTCGAACGACTCTTCGTCGGAAACGTCACCGAGACCGTCTTCAGACGGTGTCCGGTGCCCGTGACCGTCGTCAGGTGA
- a CDS encoding inorganic phosphate transporter, producing MAELLFLLGTIVALFVGFNIGGATTGPAFGPAVGSNAISKTGAAALMSIFFMIGGWTIGRRVVETLGVELVTDPGVFTIESSIVVLFFIGGALFVGNYYGVPASTSMTAVGAIAGLGIATGELNWEVMGEIAVWWIVAPIVGFWVSGMIGRYFYPRINRWVAIDTTPGALFEFDRSGHVPRLRAGPNTTRREMVGGVTVIAIGSLMAFSSGTSNIANAIAPLVGAGADLNTMILLGGAAVAVGAFTIARRTLDTLGNDITDLPLTAAIVVAIVSSVIVVGLSAIGIPASFVIIATTSIIGLGWGRATRTTTLPEVVRGEKTPNVSVGALTAEEPGQEVPDIGAEDPRDIPSAADLFDPATTGRVIVMQNVVPILSTFGAYATFTLLFSFWW from the coding sequence ATGGCCGAACTGCTCTTCCTGCTCGGAACTATCGTCGCGCTGTTCGTCGGCTTCAACATCGGGGGTGCGACGACCGGTCCCGCGTTCGGTCCTGCGGTCGGATCGAACGCCATCTCGAAGACCGGCGCCGCGGCGCTGATGTCGATATTCTTCATGATCGGCGGCTGGACCATCGGCCGCAGGGTGGTCGAAACCCTGGGTGTGGAACTCGTCACCGACCCCGGTGTGTTCACGATCGAATCGAGTATCGTCGTGCTCTTTTTCATCGGCGGCGCCCTCTTCGTCGGCAACTATTACGGCGTTCCCGCCTCCACGTCGATGACCGCAGTCGGGGCCATCGCCGGCCTCGGAATCGCGACCGGGGAACTCAACTGGGAAGTGATGGGTGAGATAGCGGTCTGGTGGATCGTCGCCCCGATCGTCGGCTTCTGGGTCTCCGGGATGATCGGCCGGTACTTCTACCCGCGGATCAATCGCTGGGTGGCCATCGATACGACGCCCGGCGCGCTCTTCGAATTCGATCGGTCGGGCCACGTTCCGCGGCTCCGTGCCGGCCCGAACACGACGCGACGGGAGATGGTGGGTGGGGTCACGGTCATCGCCATCGGGTCGCTGATGGCATTCTCCTCAGGCACCTCCAACATCGCCAACGCCATCGCCCCGCTGGTCGGTGCCGGCGCGGATCTGAACACCATGATCCTCCTCGGCGGTGCCGCCGTCGCGGTCGGGGCATTCACCATCGCCCGGCGGACGCTGGACACGCTCGGCAACGACATCACCGACCTGCCGCTCACCGCGGCCATCGTCGTGGCGATCGTCTCTTCGGTCATCGTCGTCGGCCTCTCCGCCATCGGCATCCCGGCCTCGTTCGTCATCATCGCGACCACGTCCATCATCGGCCTCGGCTGGGGTCGCGCGACGCGGACGACGACCCTCCCCGAGGTCGTTCGCGGCGAGAAGACGCCGAACGTCTCGGTCGGCGCGCTCACGGCAGAGGAACCCGGACAGGAGGTCCCCGACATCGGGGCCGAGGACCCGCGGGATATCCCCTCCGCGGCGGACCTCTTCGACCCCGCGACGACCGGGCGGGTCATCGTGATGCAGAACGTCGTGCCGATCCTCTCGACGTTCGGGGCCTACGCGACGTTCACGCTGCTGTTCTCGTTCTGGTGGTGA